Within the Fischerella sp. PCC 9605 genome, the region TACGCTGTTGTCATTTTCTACAACGTTTCAAGTGGATACTGAGCTAACATCTCCGAAAAAGGTATCCACTTTTCATCGTTAGTGTAGATCATGATGCCGTCTTTAGTAGTTTGACTAGCTTGAATTAATCTCTTTTGCTTGGCTTTTGGATACCATTCACTGAATAAGTCTAACTCCGATTTAATTTGAATTTTCCCATTGGGTTTCCATCCTTGCTCAATAGCTGTTTTCAACCAACCTCCAGGTTTATCAACATCACCATCAGAGATCGCTTCTTTTAAAGCTTCTATCGCATCTAAAACAGTTTCTAATGATACGGATTTAATTGTTTTAGTTAAAGTTGAATTAAGTTGAATACCTAAAGAATCAAGTTGTTGTTTAACTTTGTCACTAATATTTGAACGCCCTGCTCTTTTCTTTTCTAATGATGTTACTTTAGGATTTTCTACTGTTACTGCTGTAAATTGTTGTAGTTGTTGGCGGCATTCCTCTAATTGTTGTTTGAACTCTGCATTCTCAGACTTGAGTCTTTCTGCTAACTCCTCAGCACCTTGTAAGTGATAAACCCTACCAGCTAATCCTTCATTAACTCTAC harbors:
- a CDS encoding DUF6262 family protein, with amino-acid sequence MTNRKIEALQEAAAQKAKESAERVEKALERMTKQGQIISFKSVAQSANVSTAYLYKQEDLRNRIETLRDQQKQKPKSKQPPVASDNSKSVIISTLREENKKLRAEIEGLRRVNEGLAGRVYHLQGAEELAERLKSENAEFKQQLEECRQQLQQFTAVTVENPKVTSLEKKRAGRSNISDKVKQQLDSLGIQLNSTLTKTIKSVSLETVLDAIEALKEAISDGDVDKPGGWLKTAIEQGWKPNGKIQIKSELDLFSEWYPKAKQKRLIQASQTTKDGIMIYTNDEKWIPFSEMLAQYPLETL